A region from the Aegilops tauschii subsp. strangulata cultivar AL8/78 chromosome 5, Aet v6.0, whole genome shotgun sequence genome encodes:
- the LOC109751447 gene encoding protein WHAT'S THIS FACTOR 9, mitochondrial — translation MPLLPRRPPAALYVPVRGLLEARVPWGRDRALDHVVERERHLVPFLLTKDALLTAAPPPHAVPLHALPSTIPFPFRPLRFLRLYASAFALSPHPVTVSPTHRLSALHLDEEQAVDATRADAADRLLRLLMLAPSRALPLHLVARIRLDLGLPSDFPRSLLPHYPDYFALSADGRLLELVCYRKDLAVSAVQSYAQRTGGYKIGDPIAFQLSFPRGFELDKNVRKWLDEWQKLPYISPYEDGSHLAPRSDITEKRTVAVLHEALSLTVGKKMEKEVLVKLGEALRLPPGFRKVLARHPGIFYLSHKLRTQTVVLREAYRRHMLVDKHPMMGIRYQFLHLMHMGREEAGKAKGKERKTVRGDQMMGDEYGADGENEDDYDDEEDEEEDEENIEAGVASEDEESDDEDTENRGETGEPQQAAN, via the coding sequence ATGCCGCTGCTGCCGCGCCGGCCGCCGGCGGCGCTCTACGTCCCGGTGCGGGGTCTCCTCGAGGCCCGCGTGCCGTGGGGCCGGGACCGCGCGCTGGACCACGTCGTGGAGCGGGAGCGCCACCTCGTGCCCTTCCTCCTCACCAAGGACGCGCTCCTCacggccgcgccgccgccgcacgccgtgCCGCTCCACGCGCTGCCCTCCACCATCCCCTTCCCCTTCCGCCCGCTCCGCTTCCTCCGCCTCTACGCCTCCGCCTTCGCGCTCTCGCCGCACCCCGTCACCGTCTCGCCCACGCACAGGCTCAGCGCGCTCCACCTCGACGAGGAGCAGGCCGTCGACGCCACCCGCGCCGACGCCGCCGACCGCCTGCTGCGCCTCCTCATGCTCGCGCCCTCCCGCGCGCTCCCGCTCCACCTCGTCGCGCGCATCCGCCTCGACCTCGGCCTCCCCTCCGACTTCCCCCGCTCGCTCCTCCCGCACTACCCGGACTACTTCGCGCTCTCCGCCGACGGCCGCCTCCTCGAGCTCGTCTGCTACCGGAAGGACCTCGCCGTGTCGGCCGTGCAGTCCTACGCGCAGCGGACCGGCGGGTACAAGATCGGCGACCCCATCGCCTTCCAGCTCTCGTTCCCCCGTGGATTTGAGCTCGACAAGAACGTTCGCAAGTGGCTGGATGAGTGGCAGAAGCTGCCATACATCTCGCCGTACGAAGATGGTTCGCACCTGGCTCCGAGGAGCGACATCACGGAGAAGAGGACTGTGGCGGTGCTGCACGAGGCGCTCAGCCTCACGGTGGGGAAGAAGATGGAGAAGGAGGTTTTggtcaagcttggggaggctctTAGGCTACCGCCGGGGTTCAGGAAGGTGCTCGCGAGGCACCCAGGTATCTTCTACCTGTCGCATAAGCTGAGGACCCAAACGGTGGTGCTCCGGGAAGCCTACCGGAGGCATATGTTGGTGGACAAGCACCCAATGATGGGGATAAGGTATCAGTTCCTGCATTTGATGCATATGGGGAGGGAGGAGGCTGGTAAAGCAAAGGGCAAGGAGAGGAAGACAGTTCGTGGCGACCAAATGATGGGAGACGAGTATGGTGCAGATGGGGAGAACGAGGATGATtacgatgatgaggaggatgaagaagaggatgaGGAGAACATTGAAGCGGGTGTTGCTTCAGAGGACGAGGAGAGCGATGACGAGGACACAGAGAACAGGGGAGAAACTGGAGAACCGCAGCAAGCCGCTAACTGA